The following is a genomic window from Engraulis encrasicolus isolate BLACKSEA-1 chromosome 13, IST_EnEncr_1.0, whole genome shotgun sequence.
cctccgcgcccccccaggggggcttgcaccccactttgagaaacactggtgtagtggaTCTGGTGTAAATGCTTGTGGCTGGTATAAATGCCAAAGAACAACACAAATGTCTCCCAAACAAAATGGCAGATGTTTTTGACAATTTGTGGTTCACATTTCTCATAAACGCACTCCCATACACCAGAGGAAATGTGCACTTTACTTAAATGCGTCCCATTTTTATTGTCATTTCTGCAATTCAGTTTGCCACCATTGTCATATTAGGGGTTTTCCATGCACATGCTTAATTGAAATGCATCTTGTGTCATTATGTCTTCCTCTCTGTAGTACCACAAACATGTGTTTTCCCGTGATTTTGTTTCTCTCCCAGCAACATCAAATACAACTTGATCAGTTGGACTCTGCCCTTAGAGAGAAGACGAAAGAAAACAAGAGAATCAAATCTAGTTTTTCCACCatcaaaaacttgaatgaatccATGAGGAAACAGGTAATAAAGTAAAGTCCATAGGTTATTTCAAGTATGAGCTGATGTCTACTGTTGATTCTTTCTTTGTGTAGATACCGTATAAGGCCACCCTTCAACTGTTTCCCTGCTGTTTCACAATGGTTTATGTTTGTAGCCGAAGTAAATaataaatgtctgcaacactgttaatgctcccagttgtttaatggcacagttattttattttgtccagcacctgtgccactgatgtgtgcgcattctctgCCATATTGTTATGTTTGTAGCTAACAGATCTTggtgaggagaagaaaagatCAGAGGAGCAGTTAAAGAAAGTACAAGCTCGTCTGGAGAACCTTCAGGTGAGTTCTACAGTCGTCATGTAAAGCAAATACTGACACGGTTGATTTAATTTGCACATGATCAGACAGGGAAACCAAGCAAAACGCAGACAGAAGGAATACTGAGGGAGAATGGTTTTAAATTATTTTCAATTTCAGGAGCGGGATTTGATCCCTTGGGTCTATGTTTatagtagatagatagatgagcTGAATGTGGTCACTCCGCTAAATGTTTTGGAAGGTGTGAAAATGCCGTCAACGGTTAAAAAAATACAATTACTATTTATTTTCACTGAAGTGAGTGAACAAAATTGAATAAATATTTAGTGTTTCTACCTTTCTGTCTTCAAACCAACATCAATTCTCGTACATAGAAAGTCAGGGATTGTGTGGGATTTAAGTCAGCCTTTTGAAATCAGCCTTTGATGTACTGTATGCAACTGGGTTGCAGAGCAATGCCAGCATTATTTGGCCGTAGCAGAAAGCATATTTTTTGTCAAAGGGCTGTAGAGCGGTACAATAATGAGTGTTAATGCCGCTAACACCAAAAACATCCAAAGCGAACGGTAGTTGAGGTCGTTGAAGCTTTGCCATGCATTCAGTCtcgtaaaagaagaaggaaaaatccgcacactgttgctggtGTATACACCTGGCGAAGACCACCTGGGGtggaaacgttgtgttcaataaatctgtgagcagcaacagtgtgaggATTTTTCCTTCTTCATTTACGCacatttgtttgatccagcacctgtttgactggatgtgcgcgcttcaCTCACACTACTACTTATGCATTCAGTCTCAACATGATATTAATATGtttacatcagggcttgacattggcacctgccaaccagccataTGTTGGTTAAACtttgctgtggctagtaataatttcaatgtcactagccactttggcaggtagtaTACTACATTTTTTTAGTAGAGCACTTGTTTCTGTTATGAAACATCATGGGGGGGGATCTAGCCACAGTGTCCTATGGGCAAAAATGGAATGCCGCGTCCATACcaggagcgaactacgctgcctggtagcggtggtagcagaagaagtttcgccttgaatttgctgtattctcTCTGGAGTCTGGACgcgacattgacattgacattgacatcacTCAATTGTTAgaattcactctggtcgctcaatttgcttcgcccctggcgagttcgctctggtagcgctggtcaagcactctccatagagaaataatgacttccgtcgctccgctTGCGTTggtcgctcttggtctgaacaaggcattaatgtcaagccctggtttgaTTTAGCTAAACCACAGAATGGCTCAAACTGCAAATAAAAGCAGGCCTTAAACATACACTAATACAACAAAGGAGAAGTTGCAGTACAGCACGTTTAGTATGCACACCTACTTTTGTTAGTGACTATAAAGTAAACAGGAAAAATAATACAATCATCAAATGAACAGAACATGAATAAATATAGTGTGGTGGGGTTCACATCATCACAAACACCTAGTGTTGTCTTGGATTACATGAGGAGACGGAAGAGCTGTGGTTATGTCTCAAAGAGGTTTGGAGCCACACACCAGCCAATTTCATTCAAATACTCTGCAGTTGTATGTAGGAGGAATTGATGCTGTTTTGAAGGCAAAGAGTGGTCATAATACATTATCTTTGATTTCACTTTTCTCTTTTGTGCATTCACCACATTTTCTTGTTAAGTGAAAATAAATGGTCCCAATGCCATTTCTGAAAGCATTCCTAGTGTACAGCATTTTGCACACCTGCCTAAAGCATACAccacactgtatgcacacacacaccaacaaatgtGTACAAtctgtgtctctttttctccatAGAGGAAGTACGACTTTGCAGTAGCACAGAAGGGGCGAGAAAATATTTGTCCCAAATTAGAGCTGAAACCCTCTAGACCTGATAAGGCTCCACCCGTTTTGAAACCTGCCAAGGTAAACTGTTCATCATTTTATTctttttacttaaaaaaaaaaatatatatatattcttatttattttttgagataggacagtggaggagagacaggaagcgagtggggagagagagacgggagaggatCGGAAAAAGACCCaggccggaatggaacccgggtcgccggagtagttcagtgcccagccgttagagccacggcagggcccataaTTTTATTCTtttaaatttttattttattttattttatatttaattttattttatgccTGCTTATGATCACTATCTTTTCAAAGTGTGTACAGTGTTTGTACAGCAATTCTTCTCCTTTTTTGCACACAATCGTGCTCTGGCTTATAGAAAGACGTAGTCAGAAACCTGCTCGGAAGCCATAACCAGCATCTGAGGACAATTACTGCAATCAGCAATGTTTTCTGTAATTATGATCTATTGCATCAGTCTGTTGAACTGTGCACTCAAGCCAAAGAATAGGCATCGTACTGTACGGCTGGAAAAAGCCCACATGTTGAAAGATCTGCTAATTAACTGACCACTAGTGACAACAACAGTCTTTGGTgttttctggggtgcatttctcgaaagcgtagttgttagcagatagcaacttgggtagctgccaatgggaaattgcattgcaactaacaaagtagctaacatagttcgctactatggtttcgagaaatgcacccctgaatgtCTGCTTCCTGCAGGTCCTAAGTAGTGGCACCTCTGGGAGGCTTCTGGCTCTCCTCCTGGACTGGGTTGTGGTGGACAGCCGGCTTGTCCAAGCCCCTGGGAAAGACGACGGCGTGGGTTGTTGTGCTTTTCCCTTGGATGTGATtttgcctccctcctcctcctcctcctcgcccctcTCGCTGCAAGAGAGGTGTGCAAAGGTTTGTTTTGTGGATTGCATTCCCCTGCTAACGGCTGCCAGCGTTTATCTTACCTGATACAGTGAGTGCAGAGACGCTTCATGTCTTGGCTTGCTGCAGTCATAGATGGCCTTTGTTTTCATTCTGTGGCAGTATAACATCAGCTTTGCTTTCCATCCATATGCATGGATGGGACTGTCTTCTTCCCCCTTAGATAATGATGGTGGATTTTCTTGTTTTTCATAGTATTGTAATGCATTCAGGATCCCAAGGAGCCATCTTGCTTCTCATACTCATCCTCTCCCACAGGCTTTGCCAGTGCTGGCTGAACAACTTCAACAGACAGCAGACATCAACTCGTTCTTACATCTGCCCCTGCTCAAAGTCAGCTACTGGTCGTTGGTACAATTGGATCAGAATGTCCAGGTATCTTCACAGAGATGGTGTTAAACAGGCTTCTGCTGTTCAGAAGATGTATTTGAGGGTCTCAGACACTCAGACTAGGTCATTGCACCTCAATGATGAAAAACACTTTCAATTGACAGCTACGTCTGGTTCACTTTTGCCTAAACTCTTCGCTGATTGGTTCTGAAAGTCAAATCAATGTCCTGCTACAAGCCTAATGACAACAATTTAATTTCAGGAATCTATTAAAAAAATTAACCCTGCTGTCGGAGTAAACATTTCATGTCTTTTGTTATATGCCCTATATTTCCTAATGGTCTTTCGTAATGCCACCCTTATCTCTACCCTACACCTCCATGTATGGCTGAAGTGGTGAGAAAGGTGCCCAACCCCACATTAcaccagggattgtaaccaataccctttaaaaaaaccaacacgaccgaaaacagtacctccttggtggaggtaataactgtcagtcactttggataaacgtgtcagctaagtgtaatgtaatgtcctttTGTTGCACCTATATGAACAAGAAAAATAGTATACTACAACATTTCTCATTAGTTGGAATAACAGCCTGTCTTTTAAATATTGTGTGGCATTTTTTATGTCTTAAAGcttagctggcggctaactggtctcataggactcaatgttaactgctagcttgaaggtaaaatttgcactgccatacccagagaacggttgaaagtataggagaatggtaaaaccctattatttaactcaaggggaggtgtaaaataagcttatttccaaaaatgggacggtatcactttaaggcaTGCCTTTCCCCTAGTTTACGTTTGTCCCAGCAGCTTTTAATGTCATTAAGGTCTAATATTGTTTTGTCTGAAAAAAATGTTCATGTAAATCATTAAATATTGAGTATGTGAAATCCCATAAAAAAAATTGTTCACTTGACACAGCCCTACTTAAAATATAAACCTGATGTAGTGTTGTTCAAATCTTGACGGCATAtattttccttgttttttttttctcttgataGAACCGCTTAACAGCGACTGTGCGGAGATTAGGGGAGGAGATGACAAGATGCTCCGCAGACCCAGGCGGTGTCAGTAAGGCCAGGCCCTGTGCTCTCTTCAGAAGCCCATGCCGTCACACAAGGTTCCTGTCTATGCTGATCATCCTCAAAACCATCACTCAGGGTATGAATGATCAATCATTTCATAAttcattgtaataataataataataataataatactttcggtttatatagcgcctttcaaaacacccaagcaagcttcagagtgtgtgtgtgtgcgcgccagtgtgtgagcgtgtgtgtgaatgcatgtaagtgaaagtgcttgtggaactagcagccataagccttgTACTACTTGTACTCtggaaaattatagaagaagcgcaacactgctacaattacggttaaggttttaatgtgaaagctggCGTTTCGATGgcgcttcttctataattttcaagtgatttccattgagatagctgcacctgcaaacagggattcaaggtgtgcaggtcACCCCTCCATTCTACTTGGACTCTATAAAAGCTGTGTTGTGTACGGAATGTTGAGTACGGAATGTTCCTCTCCCATACTGTAGCTGTTCTTGTGAATTTCAGATTTGTCCTTCAGAACAACAGTACAGTCTAAACACAAAATATGTATTAGCTGCAAATAAATAATAGGTAATGGACAAAAGTAATTTTTAAATGTATCACTTGGTTTTTGAGGTACCTTTTGGATAATAGctgtttttggattttttttgttttaatattccAAAAGATTTATGATTAAATGTATGCTCTTGTTGTGACATTCTCTAACTTATGAAAatgtaatgaatgaatgacaaagatacacattttgtttttcttttataaGCTGGACAACTATGTAACAAATGAAACAACCAGGTTGTTAGCTTTTGGGGAGATTTTATTTAAGTGCTTGTGGATTGTAAGGTACAGCAGTTTGTGGTGTTTTTGGACTTCCTGGACATAAATGTGCTGTGCAGAAACTCACAGCAGATGGCAATGTTGCAGTTTTTTCAGGCATTTCAAGAGAGTGTGCGGCCCGTCTCTGACTTGATTAGCATTTCCCAGATTCTAAGTCCCTGTCTATTAAAACAATTCTTTTGAAAATTCTTTAAAAAATTGTACTAGCTACCATTTTAGTCCGAGACTGGATTCCAGAAAAGTTTTTACAATGCCATCATAAGCGGTCACTTTTGAGTATAATTAAGGTCACATACGCTCTTTGACATTGGTTttcattgttttctttttaatCACCAACATACGGCATATCCCTGTTTCTCTCATCATGATTGGCCCGGGTTGGCAGGAGGAGGGGAATCACTTTCTGCGAATGGACTTGCAAATGTCTTGAGTCCCATGTGGGAAGCATCATAATACTACTTGCACTCAGATTGCATAGTCTTTTTTTCAGACCCTGACACAGTTTTGCTTGACCGCAGAGGTGGACACCCTGGCTTCAGGAAGCAAAAGCTCTGCCTCATGTTTGATCCAACCTGTTTTTAACCGGCAGTGGAACTAAATGAACCCAATAAAGAGCTCTTGAATCGTCGGAAAGGTGACTTTGCTAACAGCAGTGTTAATTGCATAGGCAGGAGTTCTTCTGAAGACCTGATCTCCACATCTGTCTGAGTTTTTCATCATcagtcatttctctctctgtctgtctgcctctgtctgtctgcctctctctctctctctctctctctctctctctctctctctctctctctctctctctttctctctccctctcgcagaCACACGTTGCACATGTTGGTTTCAAACAGAACTTGACCTGTGGCTTATTATTGGCAAGCCTCTCACATAGttgtcatcgtgtgtgtgtgtctctgtctctgtctctgtgtctgtgtgtgtctgtgtgtgtgtctgtgtgctgtccaTGACCCCCCGCTCCTGGTGGTGGGCCTTGATCATGTCAGTGGACACCCTTGCGCAGGCTCTGGAGGCCCTGCTGGTGGAGCTGAGGGCTGAGGAGGGCCCCGTGCTCTTCCTGCACTACCAGGCCGTACCGGTCATCTCAGCGCTGCTGCGGAGGGGCAGCCCCGGCCTGCTGGGTCCCGCGCTAGATGTCCTCATGACAATGTGCGGAGAGTCCGGTAAGAGCCAATCCGCCAATCGCAAAACTgtgaagtcttttttttttttcaaatgcaaaAAGTAAGAACAAAATTTGTGAgatctgtcaagtcaagtgtactttgtcaagagtctatgtaacagggttagcacggAAGTTTGAAATTGCTATGCATTGTTCCTAATCAGATTCTTGTCTGTAGCACTTAAACTGCTTCACAAACAACAGTTAACCTAAATGTCTGATTTTCGCATCCAACTAAGCTCTAAATCTCAATATTGAGGGGAGAAAAATAAATCGTCTGTTTGTACTGAAGTACTAAGAACACAACGTGTAGAGAAAGAAAATGGTCTCCCAAGATGTTGATTAGATGCTTAATGGGGAACTAATGAGTAGTCAGGCTGCACACCAAGGGTTTTCATAGCGTCTGTCCTGGCTGTGTATATTTATGTTGGGAGACTCTGTCTAGGCTTGTGTGTGCGCAACCACCGAGTGCTAAGGCATTTGCATTGAAATTCATTTACTCCGAGACAGTCAAGTGTTCTGCAAGCGACCGCTTTTACTGGCAAGTTTATGCCCGTGTTTATTCTTTTACATCATGCTGAAACGCTGCAGCTCATGGAAAGACCGAGACGTAATGGCTTAACAATTAATAAATATAAACACCTCACTCACACTTCTGGACCATGTCACAACAAATGTCagtcatctctcttctctttccatgTGCCACGACCTAATGGGTTGTGTACTCAGGCTGGTAATTACCTCCACATTGCGAGGCAAGACGCACGTATTTATACTGAAGATTTGATCTTAATGGTCAAGGTCTTTTTGGATGCCCAGATGTTTGGTTTAGTAGTGATTTGTGGTTTGTGGGAGGCATCAATATATATTTTAGGTTTCAGCTGAAGTCAGAGGGTTGTCCCACTTTCTTCCATTGCATCATGTTATATGATGCTGGAAGCTGTCAACGACCGCTACTTTGACCTTTCTTACTAAAGCTCCCAGCCGCCACCAAGAAATAAACAGTTCCTGAACATTGGGTGCACATGTAAGATCTTGAGCTGTCAAAAAACTGATGAAAGAGTTTTTTGTATTGTGTTGATCAGGGTAGTGGATGGCCACAAGGTCTTTGGGAATGCATGGGTACAAAAGAGCATCTCAGCCAAGCgtctccacgcacgcacacatgcttgcaagTTGGTGCCTCCCAATGGA
Proteins encoded in this region:
- the LOC134460748 gene encoding coiled-coil domain-containing protein 138-like; this translates as MDRLSETDIDTKVERLKKKYLERRPLTGASPEKKSHDDQRFDSGVGKRPNSRCDYRELESHCRSHQLQKAVTDLPTRVGRNNAPNESDDDLNIDYNDDSFLEPDGQCTDTDVTLPSILGPLPTPLETPHLGEKLENHRQDFPQNTPSDLGHVHKELQEIYGKLQCERLHQQKWAAQLLKREQKLDQRESLLVQYQDTLLQVCGAEGGVHGYINAIQQQHQIQLDQLDSALREKTKENKRIKSSFSTIKNLNESMRKQLTDLGEEKKRSEEQLKKVQARLENLQRKYDFAVAQKGRENICPKLELKPSRPDKAPPVLKPAKVLSSGTSGRLLALLLDWVVVDSRLVQAPGKDDGVGCCAFPLDVILPPSSSSSSPLSLQERCAKALPVLAEQLQQTADINSFLHLPLLKVSYWSLVQLDQNVQNRLTATVRRLGEEMTRCSADPGGVSKARPCALFRSPCRHTRFLSMLIILKTITQVDTLAQALEALLVELRAEEGPVLFLHYQAVPVISALLRRGSPGLLGPALDVLMTMCGESAMQKPFLEACSSEDFFSAASLLLRNTRLELPHLEKIVMLLHRLSAMRRNKRLFEAFSLHLVLQEKHRTVDPAHTFLSVSLSAILFNLGMLTQT